From the genome of Deltaproteobacteria bacterium:
TAGTTCGCCATATCGCAAATAGATTGAGCGCGCCATAATATCGCATTGATTACCGAGGTCATTAACATAATATTCTCGCTCAACTTTATATCCAGAAGCTGCAAGCATATTGCAAATTACATCACCGGTTACCGCGCCACGACCATGTGCAATATGTAATGGGCCAGTTGGATTAGCACTGACAAATTCAACCAGCACCCGCTCGCCTCTACCTGCATTGGTTTTAATAAAATCTGGGCCTGCCGCAAGAATACCTGCTAAAGACTCGCGCCATGCATCGTCAGAAACAAACAAATTTAAAAAACCAGCGTCCGCTACCTCTGTTTTAGTTAATAATCCGTTGGCATCACCAAGTTTTTCTTGCAATTTAGTCGCAATAACACGTGGCGGTTGTTTGAACTTTTTAGCAAGTGCAAGAGCGATATTAGCAGCATAATCACCGTGTTCTGCTTGTTTAGGAGGTTGTAGGGAAACCTCCGATGGCACATCTTCAAGCCCATGTTCACCATGCAATTGAGCAACAGCGACATGCAATTTTTCTTCTAGTTTTTGTTTTATCGTTGTAAAACTGGGCATTTTTTGGCCTTCTAATATGAGATCCTACAGATGTATCGGCTTACGTCAAATTACCGGCGTTAGCATCAATTGTATTTGAGGTACATTAAAATGGTGGGCGCAACTGGGTTCGAACCAGTGACTTCCACCGTGTGAAGATGGCACTCTGCCGCTGAGTTATGCGCCCTATTGTATTGACGCTTTCTACCGATTTCACCGTGATGGTCAAGCAAAAAAGTGCATTTTAACTATGTACAACTCGAAATAGCTTTGATTTGTCGATGTAATATAATACTCATATCATTTAGATTTTTTACTTTTAGGAGTCACCTGATTGCCTCGACAAACCTCAAAAGACCTGAGTTTCGTTAGCGCTGGTGATGCCCTACTAGCAGCACTTGGTAAAACTGGTTTATCTGACCAAGCACGGCGACTAATGATTAGCCAAATCTGGACTAAAGCTGTTGGCAAACAAACCGCTCGGCACACTGAACCAGACGGATTTTCGCGGGGTGTCTTGCGAGTTAAAGCTAGCTCAGCAGCGTGGCAAAATGAATTAACCTTTTTAAAAGCTGAAATAATAAATCGCCTAAATGATGTTTTAGGTAAAAAAATAGTTCGTGAAATTCGTGTGGTAGCAGGTTCAGTGCGACGCTTAAGTGAAGTTCGCAAACCACCTTGGCTAAATCAACTATCTACTGCAAAAGAACAAGAAATAGCCGACGCAAATAGTTTGCCTATAAAAGATGATGAAGTTCGAGCGAGTTTTGAACACTTGATGTGTCTACATTTAAAAGCGTCTCGTTATCTCAATACTTCAGAACACGGTAAAAAACGACACAGCAAGTTTTAAACACTTGATGTGTCTATATTTAAAAGAAAGTGGTTAAACATATAGGTTCTTCACCCTACCCGTTCTTTCTCTAGCTTGGCAGATTGCTCTTCATCAGCAAATTGCCCACTAACCGCTTCGTTAGATTGTGCCATTTCTGCAGTCTTGATTTTAATACGGTGGTCATGAAGCAGCTGCAAAACAGCGGCAAGTACGGTAAACGAAACTATAAGTGTCGTGGTAAGACCCAAACAGGCAACAAATCCCATTGAATTCAAGCCTTGATGACTCGCCAGAGCAAGTGAGCCAAAACCAGATATTGCTGCCAAAGTCGATGAAGCCACGGCGGCGCCCACGGAACGCAACGCTACAATTGGCGAAGTACCCTCGAGAAAACGATGTAGCAAGTAAAGACCATGACTGACGCCAAAACCCAATAAAATTGGTAAAATGATGATATTCATAAAGTTGAGGCGATGGTCACTAAGCGCCATAATTCCAAGAGTCATAATCAGACCTACCCCTAAAGGTATAACTGAAGCTAACGCCAACTTGATCGAGCGAAAGTCCAAAAAATGCATTCCTAAAATCCAGATGGTCGTCAGAATTAAAGCTAATTTCCCATCCCAAATAACCATACGAGCTAGTTTGGCATATAAAATCGATAACCCCGCTGAACGAAATTCACGACCACTATTGGTGCGAATCACCCCGGTTTGGTCAGCAAAGACTAAAAGTTGTTTACCATCCATTAAATCGACACGCGGATAAATATAAGTTAGATAACCTTTATTTTCAGGTTTGGCTGTTGGCTGCTCGCGAAAACGCCGTATAAAGTCATCAGGTAAACCATTAACATTAAAAGGTCGCGCCGCCATAATTTTATTAAATAACGGCAACTTAGATTGTAATTTCTCAGGTACTAAAGAGGTATCGATTTCTTTAAGTTCTTCTTGCCATTCTTCAAGTATCTTGGCGTTATTTTTAGCATTTATTGGATCAGGCACAAATGAGTACATTGAAACTATTTGGTCTATAGTTGAATATTTGTCAGGGTGACCTTTTATTTCATCCCAAACTTCTTTGGCTTCTTCTTTCGTGCGTGTGTAAATAGCGGTGGGATCTGATGATATTTGAAAGCGATCGTTGATTTCGTCTTGTAGTCTTACTGAAGGTTCATCTTCTGGAATAAGCGCACGGGTATTGTAATTAAACCGCACACCACTTGTTAACCGCTCACTTAAAGTAGCTTTTTTCCCCATAATGACTGGTACATCACGCCAAGGAATGGCGAAAACACACAAGATTAGCACAACTGCGGCTGCAATACTTAAAACCAATTTAGGATGAGGAATACGAATTTCACCACTCTGTTTTGCTGATAACGGCTCCATACGACCAACTAACTTTTCGGGTAACTTGGGCCAACTCCGTCCTAACAAAGCTAGCACTGCGGGGGTAAATGAAAATAAAGTCAGACCAATAATAATGGTGCCAAAACCAGCAAGAAACCCAAATTGTGAAAAGCCACGAAATTGCGACAAAATTAAAATGAAAAATGAACCACCAGTAACTACTGCTGCTACCGTGGCTGGGCGGCCTGCATAAAAAAGTGCATCACGTATAGCCTGATCATATGGCTTGTTTAACCCCAGTTCGATACGCGTACGGTAAGTAAAATGAATTCCAAAATCGACGCCAAAGCCCATAAGTATGCCGCCTAGCATACTAGTAACCATGTTTAACTGACCGATTGTTATATAGGTGAATCCCATAGTTAAAATGGTACCCAATGCTGTGCCAAAGATGACAATGATACTCGGTGCCAAACGCCTAAAGAAAAGCAAGGTTATTAGAATTATTCCCAAAAAGGCAAAACCGGTAACCGGCTCAAGCGAACGAGCAATGGCATACGAATCGTCAACATTGGTCTTATATTGGCCGGTGTAACCATAGGCAATGGTGCCGTTTGAACCAATTAATTTATAGTCTTCAACTAACTTGATGCCATGCGGATTAGTTTTTGAATAATCGATAAATAATTTATCGAGGCGTTCAACTAAGTCTTTGGTGCG
Proteins encoded in this window:
- a CDS encoding DUF721 domain-containing protein, producing MPRQTSKDLSFVSAGDALLAALGKTGLSDQARRLMISQIWTKAVGKQTARHTEPDGFSRGVLRVKASSAAWQNELTFLKAEIINRLNDVLGKKIVREIRVVAGSVRRLSEVRKPPWLNQLSTAKEQEIADANSLPIKDDEVRASFEHLMCLHLKASRYLNTSEHGKKRHSKF
- a CDS encoding MMPL family transporter — encoded protein: MKTTKRRRIFDAIAKAYARLIVTHPGKVLLLLLVLGTASFYSATRLTLNTNQLDLISQEMLEVKAVKRIIDMVGGTGHLILALRSDNEKQLKTAADDLAALIETDHEHVRSLTYKVPVDFFQENMVLFVKTADLLEAKKRIMNFVRDQIRRASPFFFELVKKEPVKLDLKDLIEKYNHVGKKSIVDDYYISGDRKMIILLIKPMWDANDLGRTKDLVERLDKLFIDYSKTNPHGIKLVEDYKLIGSNGTIAYGYTGQYKTNVDDSYAIARSLEPVTGFAFLGIILITLLFFRRLAPSIIVIFGTALGTILTMGFTYITIGQLNMVTSMLGGILMGFGVDFGIHFTYRTRIELGLNKPYDQAIRDALFYAGRPATVAAVVTGGSFFILILSQFRGFSQFGFLAGFGTIIIGLTLFSFTPAVLALLGRSWPKLPEKLVGRMEPLSAKQSGEIRIPHPKLVLSIAAAVVLILCVFAIPWRDVPVIMGKKATLSERLTSGVRFNYNTRALIPEDEPSVRLQDEINDRFQISSDPTAIYTRTKEEAKEVWDEIKGHPDKYSTIDQIVSMYSFVPDPINAKNNAKILEEWQEELKEIDTSLVPEKLQSKLPLFNKIMAARPFNVNGLPDDFIRRFREQPTAKPENKGYLTYIYPRVDLMDGKQLLVFADQTGVIRTNSGREFRSAGLSILYAKLARMVIWDGKLALILTTIWILGMHFLDFRSIKLALASVIPLGVGLIMTLGIMALSDHRLNFMNIIILPILLGFGVSHGLYLLHRFLEGTSPIVALRSVGAAVASSTLAAISGFGSLALASHQGLNSMGFVACLGLTTTLIVSFTVLAAVLQLLHDHRIKIKTAEMAQSNEAVSGQFADEEQSAKLEKERVG